The following are from one region of the Syntrophales bacterium genome:
- a CDS encoding beta-hydroxyacyl-ACP dehydratase — MAADKKTMEEVLKAVPQQSPFRFIDEILELNDEYIVGAYRFRENEFFYQGHFPDHPITPGVILIETMAQTGVVAFGIYLLMKQNVLNKQTGKMITLFTLADDIEFAGIVSPGERVIIRGEKVYFRRGNLKTRVGMQRENGQIVCSGILAGMGSNFNAE; from the coding sequence ATGGCGGCTGATAAAAAAACCATGGAAGAGGTGCTCAAGGCTGTACCCCAGCAGAGTCCGTTTCGGTTTATTGATGAGATACTGGAATTGAATGATGAATACATTGTTGGGGCATATCGTTTTCGTGAAAATGAATTTTTTTATCAGGGTCATTTTCCCGACCATCCGATCACGCCCGGGGTGATTCTTATCGAAACAATGGCGCAAACAGGTGTCGTTGCCTTCGGTATTTACCTGCTTATGAAGCAAAATGTACTTAATAAGCAAACAGGGAAGATGATAACCCTTTTTACTCTTGCTGATGATATAGAGTTTGCAGGTATCGTCAGTCCGGGGGAGCGGGTTATAATAAGAGGCGAAAAGGTTTATTTTCGCAGAGGAAATCTTAAAACGCGGGTTGGTATGCAGAGGGAAAATGGTCAGATAGTATGCTCCGGGATACTGGCCGGCATGGGGAGTAATTTCAATGCGGAATAG
- a CDS encoding 3-oxoacyl-ACP reductase family protein: MSEKPIALITGGGTGIGAACSRALSKEGFRIGINYISVVEKELREVLSQIEDGFLVEADLTDIDQVEEMVKFVQREEGRVDVLINNAGISINRDINTMKIEEFDLQRSIQRGAWYLTKRILRLFMLRKNSGRIINISSVVGHTGNAGQIPYTMEKAAIDAFTKSLAKELFGRNILVNSVAPGFIDTTLTQNLPEEVKQGILANIPLGRLGSSEEIADVVAFLATRGSYITGSVIHVNGGLYGG, translated from the coding sequence ATGAGTGAAAAACCGATAGCTTTAATAACCGGTGGCGGTACGGGGATTGGTGCAGCGTGTTCCCGTGCACTATCGAAGGAAGGATTTCGTATAGGAATTAACTACATAAGCGTTGTTGAGAAGGAATTAAGAGAAGTTCTTTCTCAAATTGAAGACGGTTTTCTCGTTGAAGCCGATCTCACTGATATTGATCAGGTGGAAGAGATGGTCAAGTTCGTACAGCGTGAGGAAGGCCGTGTAGATGTCCTGATTAACAATGCCGGAATATCGATAAACAGAGACATAAACACGATGAAGATTGAGGAATTTGATCTGCAGCGCTCGATACAACGGGGTGCCTGGTACTTGACCAAAAGAATATTGCGCCTTTTTATGCTCCGCAAGAACAGTGGTAGAATAATTAACATTTCCAGCGTCGTAGGACACACGGGCAATGCCGGTCAGATTCCATACACCATGGAAAAAGCTGCTATTGATGCCTTTACGAAATCTCTGGCAAAGGAATTATTCGGGCGCAACATCCTTGTCAATTCAGTAGCACCTGGCTTTATAGATACAACTCTGACACAAAACCTTCCTGAAGAGGTAAAGCAGGGGATACTTGCGAATATTCCATTGGGCAGGTTGGGTAGTTCTGAAGAAATTGCTGATGTTGTGGCGTTTCTCGCCACGCGCGGTTCTTACATTACCGGTAGCGTAATTCATGTAAATGGTGGTCTTTATGGCGGCTGA
- the fabA gene encoding bifunctional 3-hydroxydecanoyl-ACP dehydratase/trans-2-decenoyl-ACP isomerase codes for MKYIEFMEQDHFELKDLLAFSHGNLVEDPPDGFDAHLPTPPFLMMDRITSFKSNGSRGFIVAEQDIKLDAWYFQCHFLGDPVQPGCLCVDAIWQLLGFYCVWRGSLGAGRALGCGEVSFDGQIRPYNKCVRYEIEVKRYFQQKESGASVVVGDGSVFVDDELIAVVKQARSGVFSGITYPDYPKRSQNSVGGMVKI; via the coding sequence ATGAAATATATAGAATTTATGGAACAAGATCATTTTGAATTGAAGGATCTGCTCGCTTTTTCTCACGGGAATCTCGTGGAAGATCCACCTGATGGCTTTGATGCTCATCTTCCTACGCCACCTTTTCTTATGATGGATCGCATTACTTCTTTCAAAAGTAACGGCAGCAGGGGGTTCATTGTAGCTGAACAGGACATAAAACTTGACGCCTGGTATTTCCAGTGCCACTTTCTCGGTGATCCTGTGCAGCCGGGGTGTCTCTGTGTGGATGCCATTTGGCAATTATTAGGTTTTTACTGTGTCTGGCGTGGATCATTGGGTGCCGGCAGGGCGCTTGGTTGTGGGGAAGTTTCTTTCGACGGGCAAATCCGCCCTTATAATAAATGTGTTCGATATGAGATAGAGGTAAAGCGCTACTTTCAGCAGAAAGAATCGGGGGCAAGTGTGGTTGTAGGAGACGGGAGTGTTTTTGTAGATGACGAACTGATCGCGGTTGTAAAACAGGCCCGGAGCGGAGTTTTTAGTGGAATAACCTATCCGGATTATCCGAAGAGATCCCAAAATTCTGTAGGTGGAATGGTAAAGATCTGA
- a CDS encoding 3-oxoacyl-[acyl-carrier-protein] synthase III C-terminal domain-containing protein, whose amino-acid sequence MHNSSDKLYLHGMGHFHPENVISNKFLEDLDIGTSEEWILERVGINNRRTVLPLDYIRATKNKDPREAIEAAVYTNAQTAAAAARMALKRAGLKLEDIGLVISGSSVPDYASPAEATTVAAELGIEAPCFDLNSACTSFGMQINFLWMMKPESLPPYVLIVNPDNVTRCVDYSDRSAAVLWGDGGTATIVSASVPSRMGFVGCSYDSRPSSWDKVVVPRMGYFHQEGNAVQGFAIRKTTECLRELQSSFSVNSGRLKFIGHQANLGMLKTVCQRCGIEESNHWHNVADFGNTGCAGASGVLSQHWDDLLPGVCVAMAMVGSGFTWVHMMLEVEASGQQ is encoded by the coding sequence ATGCATAATTCATCGGATAAACTGTATCTCCATGGCATGGGTCATTTTCATCCTGAGAATGTCATATCCAATAAGTTCCTGGAGGATCTGGATATCGGCACCAGCGAAGAATGGATTTTGGAACGTGTCGGTATTAATAACCGCCGTACGGTACTTCCACTGGATTATATCAGGGCAACAAAAAACAAAGATCCGAGGGAGGCAATTGAAGCAGCGGTGTATACCAATGCACAAACTGCGGCTGCAGCTGCTCGGATGGCGCTTAAACGAGCAGGATTGAAACTGGAGGACATTGGTCTGGTCATTTCGGGAAGTTCTGTCCCGGATTATGCATCTCCAGCGGAGGCGACCACAGTGGCTGCAGAACTGGGGATTGAAGCACCATGCTTTGACCTCAACTCAGCATGTACCAGTTTTGGCATGCAGATTAACTTCCTCTGGATGATGAAGCCGGAGTCCTTGCCCCCTTATGTTTTGATTGTTAATCCTGATAATGTTACCCGCTGTGTGGACTATTCCGATCGTAGCGCAGCTGTTCTCTGGGGAGATGGTGGTACCGCAACGATAGTTTCCGCATCTGTTCCTTCGAGAATGGGATTTGTTGGATGTAGTTATGACTCGAGGCCTTCTTCCTGGGATAAAGTGGTTGTTCCCCGTATGGGATATTTCCATCAGGAGGGAAATGCGGTACAGGGGTTTGCCATTCGCAAAACCACAGAGTGTCTGCGTGAACTGCAATCATCCTTTTCGGTGAATTCAGGACGATTAAAATTTATAGGGCATCAGGCTAATCTTGGCATGCTGAAGACTGTGTGTCAGCGTTGTGGGATTGAGGAGAGTAATCATTGGCATAATGTGGCGGACTTCGGAAATACGGGATGTGCCGGTGCGTCAGGTGTTTTAAGCCAGCACTGGGACGATCTGCTTCCTGGAGTTTGTGTTGCCATGGCGATGGTAGGGTCCGGGTTCACCTGGGTTCATATGATGCTGGAAGTTGAAGCAAGCGGTCAGCAATAA